Proteins encoded in a region of the Isosphaeraceae bacterium EP7 genome:
- a CDS encoding ABC-2 family transporter protein: MSIAGMMRYTRLYGSLSKFTLAREMAFRGNFLVKFLVEILWLGIMLAFYATVFGKTSTVAGWTEWQYLFFVGCFFALNGLIETLFLENCNEFAELVRTGDLDFLLLKPIDEQFLVTCRRLDWATAPNVPMGGILMAVSLWKLGWEFDPLRLGAFAVTFACGVFIAYSFMLALTSLSVWLVRNQSLMEMWWLFSSLARYPKEIFAGTWASPIGVFFTFFMPILLVVNVPADAMVRYLDWRMVGFTVLATVCCLWASRAFFHKAMRSYRSASS, encoded by the coding sequence GTGTCCATCGCCGGCATGATGCGCTACACCCGACTTTACGGCAGCCTGAGCAAGTTCACCCTGGCCCGTGAGATGGCCTTCCGGGGCAACTTCCTCGTCAAATTCCTCGTCGAGATCCTCTGGCTGGGGATCATGCTCGCTTTCTACGCCACGGTCTTCGGCAAGACGAGTACGGTGGCGGGCTGGACCGAGTGGCAGTACCTCTTCTTCGTGGGTTGCTTCTTCGCGCTCAATGGCCTGATCGAGACGCTCTTCCTGGAGAACTGCAACGAGTTCGCCGAGCTGGTCCGCACCGGCGACCTCGACTTCCTGCTGCTCAAGCCGATCGACGAACAATTCCTCGTCACCTGTCGGCGGCTCGACTGGGCGACCGCCCCCAACGTACCGATGGGCGGCATCCTGATGGCCGTCTCGCTCTGGAAGCTCGGCTGGGAATTCGACCCGCTACGTCTCGGCGCCTTCGCGGTCACGTTCGCCTGCGGTGTCTTCATCGCCTACTCGTTCATGCTCGCCCTCACGTCGCTGTCGGTCTGGCTGGTGCGCAACCAGAGCCTGATGGAGATGTGGTGGCTCTTCAGCAGCTTGGCCCGCTACCCCAAAGAGATTTTCGCCGGGACCTGGGCCTCGCCCATCGGCGTCTTCTTCACGTTCTTCATGCCCATCCTGCTCGTCGTGAATGTCCCGGCCGACGCGATGGTCCGGTACCTCGACTGGAGGATGGTCGGCTTCACAGTGTTGGCCACGGTCTGCTGCCTCTGGGCCAGCCGCGCCTTCTTCCACAAGGCGATGCGGTCCTATCGCAGCGCCAGCAGTTGA
- the rsmG gene encoding 16S rRNA (guanine(527)-N(7))-methyltransferase RsmG, giving the protein MSPSRSSLQAIIERCGIRLERAQYDQLWAYHGMLRSANPDLNMTRIHNFENMVLKHYVDSLLVLKFIDLPGPLVDMGSGPGLPGVPLKIARPDTPMILAEPRGARAEFLVDVCRKLGLKGVDVYAGKVGSKFPHAAAGVITRAVATIPETLDRVANCLGVGGRMIFMKGPDCDAEIKEAKTSHEGSFRLVADHAYSIPGTPHDRRLVVYERLEGAVENSKPSRIYLGPIREATSAANPAFQEARDLLSGKGIRKQAKALISGQRIIAEVLAHSAGSVEGWLTTADGPPPPAELGTGPLWLRLAEPLFRELDVAGTHAPILLVRTPEMADWSDLDPWPDGCTLFVPFQDPENVGAVIRSAAAFGVSRVVLLREAAHPFHPKSARAAGTALFQVPLLRGPSIGDLKVSGAPLIALATEGPTLDSEPFPGRFGLVVGVEGPGLPEHLRAGLTRRIPIAPEVESLNAAAATAIALYACARKPQ; this is encoded by the coding sequence ATGTCTCCCAGCCGATCGTCCCTCCAGGCCATCATCGAACGTTGCGGGATCCGGCTGGAGCGGGCGCAATATGACCAGCTCTGGGCCTATCACGGGATGCTCAGGTCGGCCAACCCCGACCTGAACATGACCCGGATCCACAACTTCGAGAACATGGTGCTGAAGCACTATGTCGACAGCCTCCTCGTCCTGAAGTTCATCGACCTGCCGGGGCCGCTCGTCGACATGGGCTCGGGCCCAGGCCTGCCCGGTGTCCCCCTGAAGATCGCCCGCCCCGACACGCCGATGATCCTGGCAGAGCCGAGAGGCGCCCGCGCCGAGTTCCTGGTCGACGTCTGCCGCAAGTTGGGCCTGAAGGGGGTCGACGTCTACGCCGGCAAGGTCGGCTCGAAGTTCCCGCACGCCGCCGCCGGGGTCATCACGCGCGCCGTGGCCACCATCCCCGAGACCCTCGACCGGGTGGCCAACTGCCTGGGGGTGGGCGGCCGGATGATCTTCATGAAGGGGCCCGACTGCGACGCCGAGATCAAGGAGGCGAAGACGTCGCACGAAGGCTCTTTCCGCCTCGTCGCCGACCACGCCTACTCGATTCCCGGCACCCCTCACGACCGCCGCCTGGTCGTTTATGAACGTCTGGAAGGGGCCGTCGAGAATTCGAAGCCTTCGAGGATCTACCTCGGGCCGATCCGCGAGGCGACCAGCGCCGCGAATCCGGCGTTCCAGGAGGCCCGCGACCTGCTCAGCGGCAAAGGCATCCGCAAGCAGGCCAAGGCGCTGATCTCGGGCCAACGCATTATCGCCGAGGTCCTGGCCCATAGCGCCGGCTCCGTCGAGGGCTGGCTGACGACCGCCGATGGCCCGCCCCCTCCGGCCGAACTGGGGACCGGCCCGCTCTGGCTCCGCCTGGCCGAGCCGCTCTTCCGCGAGCTGGACGTGGCCGGCACTCATGCGCCGATCCTGCTGGTCCGAACCCCCGAGATGGCAGACTGGTCCGACCTCGATCCGTGGCCCGACGGCTGCACGCTGTTCGTCCCGTTCCAGGACCCCGAGAACGTTGGTGCCGTCATCCGCTCGGCCGCAGCGTTCGGCGTCTCCAGGGTCGTCCTGCTCCGCGAGGCCGCCCACCCGTTCCACCCCAAGTCGGCCCGGGCCGCCGGCACCGCCCTGTTCCAGGTCCCCTTGCTGCGTGGCCCTTCGATCGGCGACCTGAAGGTGAGCGGCGCCCCCCTGATCGCTCTGGCCACCGAGGGCCCGACCCTCGATTCCGAACCCTTCCCCGGTCGCTTCGGCCTGGTCGTCGGCGTCGAAGGGCCCGGCCTGCCGGAGCACCTTCGCGCGGGTCTCACCCGCCGGATTCCGATCGCGCCCGAGGTCGAGTCCCTCAACGCCGCCGCGGCGACGGCCATCGCCCTCTACGCGTGTGCCCGCAAACCTCAGTAG
- a CDS encoding ABC-2 family transporter protein: MTPPDTSALAPPIAPSYVAPVHKPRPALIKYFKIFRASLVERMTYRADFILGTLLRFLPMLTTILLWRAIYEGAGAKSINGFSFRETIAYLLLTNITRMFSSMPGLASGIAREIREGTLKRYLIQPVDMLAYLLSYRAAHKVAYIVTSAGPYALLFYICRGYFDGLPDPLTFAAYVVSLLLAFVIGFYFEAAMGLAGFWFLEITSLLYITMTLNFFISGHMMPLDLLPAPWSTLLKALPFQYMAYFSSVVFLGKVKGWALVFGLLGQLFWAAVFFAMARSAFRRGLKRYSAFGG; the protein is encoded by the coding sequence ATGACGCCGCCTGACACCTCGGCCCTCGCGCCGCCGATCGCCCCCAGCTACGTCGCGCCGGTTCACAAGCCGCGGCCCGCGCTCATCAAGTATTTCAAGATCTTCCGCGCCTCGCTCGTCGAGCGGATGACCTACCGGGCCGACTTCATTCTGGGCACGCTGCTCCGGTTCCTCCCCATGCTCACGACGATCCTCCTCTGGAGGGCGATCTACGAGGGGGCCGGGGCCAAGTCGATCAACGGCTTCAGCTTCCGCGAGACCATCGCCTACCTGCTGCTGACGAACATCACACGCATGTTCTCCAGCATGCCGGGGCTGGCATCGGGCATTGCCCGCGAGATCCGCGAGGGGACGCTCAAGCGTTACCTGATCCAGCCCGTCGACATGCTGGCCTACCTGCTCTCGTACCGTGCCGCGCACAAGGTGGCCTACATCGTGACGTCGGCCGGCCCTTATGCCCTGCTCTTCTACATCTGCCGGGGCTATTTCGACGGCCTGCCCGACCCTCTGACCTTCGCGGCTTACGTCGTCTCGCTGCTTTTGGCCTTCGTGATCGGGTTCTACTTCGAGGCCGCGATGGGCCTGGCGGGGTTCTGGTTCCTCGAGATCACGTCGCTGCTGTATATCACGATGACGCTGAACTTCTTCATCTCGGGCCACATGATGCCCCTGGACCTGCTGCCGGCCCCTTGGTCGACCCTGCTCAAGGCGCTGCCGTTCCAGTACATGGCCTATTTCTCTTCGGTCGTCTTCCTGGGCAAGGTCAAGGGCTGGGCCCTGGTCTTCGGCCTGCTCGGCCAGCTCTTCTGGGCCGCCGTCTTCTTCGCGATGGCACGCTCGGCCTTCCGCCGCGGCCTGAAACGCTACAGCGCCTTCGGAGGCTGA
- a CDS encoding ATP-binding cassette domain-containing protein, which produces MPLIQASGLTKTYRVFQKQEGLMGSLRGLYHREYKEVAAVKDVSFSIEPGEMVAFLGPNGAGKTTTLKMLSGLIYPSAGSADVLGFTPWKREDAFRRRFALVMGQKNQLWWDLPAQDSFQLHREIYSLPASEFNATLAELTELLGVEKLTRQAVRELSLGERMKMELIAALLHQPQLLLLDEPTIGLDVIAQVAIQKCLRDYHAKRGVTMLLTSHYMRDIEALCERVLVITNGKLVHDGPLSGITEKFGRDKVVKLQFTDTVPTEELARFGEITRVLGPSVDLKVDRSKVAAVLAAILDQQEVVDVSVQDPPLEQIIARVFEEGRASHDAA; this is translated from the coding sequence ATGCCATTGATCCAGGCCAGCGGGCTGACGAAGACGTATCGTGTTTTTCAGAAGCAGGAAGGGCTGATGGGCTCGCTTCGCGGGCTCTACCACCGCGAGTACAAGGAAGTTGCGGCGGTCAAGGATGTCAGCTTTTCGATCGAGCCGGGCGAGATGGTCGCGTTCCTCGGGCCCAACGGCGCGGGTAAGACGACGACGCTCAAGATGCTCTCGGGCTTGATCTATCCCTCGGCCGGCTCCGCGGACGTCCTGGGGTTCACCCCCTGGAAGCGTGAAGACGCCTTCCGGCGGCGGTTCGCCCTGGTCATGGGCCAGAAGAACCAGCTCTGGTGGGACCTGCCCGCGCAGGACAGCTTCCAGCTCCACCGAGAGATTTACTCGCTTCCCGCCAGCGAATTCAACGCCACGCTCGCCGAGCTGACCGAGCTGCTTGGGGTCGAGAAGCTCACGCGGCAGGCGGTGCGGGAGCTCTCGCTAGGCGAGCGGATGAAGATGGAGCTGATCGCGGCGCTCTTGCATCAGCCGCAACTGCTGCTGCTGGACGAGCCGACAATCGGCCTGGACGTCATCGCCCAGGTGGCCATCCAGAAATGCCTGCGTGATTATCACGCGAAGCGCGGCGTGACGATGCTGCTGACCAGCCACTACATGCGCGACATCGAGGCGCTTTGCGAGCGGGTGCTGGTCATCACCAATGGCAAGCTGGTGCACGACGGGCCGCTCTCGGGCATCACCGAGAAATTCGGCCGGGACAAGGTGGTCAAGCTCCAGTTCACCGACACCGTCCCAACCGAGGAACTCGCCCGCTTCGGCGAGATCACTCGCGTTCTCGGCCCCTCGGTCGACCTGAAGGTGGACCGGTCGAAGGTGGCCGCGGTGCTGGCGGCGATCCTCGACCAGCAGGAAGTCGTGGACGTGAGCGTGCAGGACCCGCCGCTGGAACAGATCATCGCCAGGGTCTTCGAGGAGGGCCGCGCCAGCCATGACGCCGCCTGA